GGGTCAGTAGCAAAGTTACAAGCTACCACTACTCTTGCTTCTTACTCCATGCTAGAGAAGCAACTTGTGTCTTCTTTGGTGCCATGCAGCAATTGAATACCCATGCTATTTTTTCACTGCTCCATGTTAGATGAAAATTCTTGCATCTCCATTGGTAACTTGTACTCGTGCTTATGTCAAATTGTTTGAAGCTACTCTCCCACCCTCACCTCCCTAAAAGTAAAAGTAAACCAACCAGTAACAACTAACAGGCAGTGCACCCACAGAATTGTATGCCTGCATGTGCAATAAAATGTGTGCACTTACTGGCAAGAAAGTTTCAGTCATCTGTTGTGTAGTTCTTCAGAATTGAAATTTGCACTAAATGATTTGTTGGTCTTGACAGCTGGTAAAGCTGAATCTCCAACCTGATGCAACTGGTTCATTCGTCGAAATCCTTGAACGGTATGTGAATCTTGGACCCATTGTGGACTTCTGCGTGGTTGACCTTGATAGGCAAGGGCAAGGTCAGGTGGTCACTTGTTCAGGAGCATTCAAAGATGGTTCCATTCGAGTGGTTCGTAATGGTATAGGGATTAATGAGCAGGTATTGAATTGTGCATAATCAATTTTTTGCAAGGAAATTAACAGTACTCTGACATGTCCTATAATTTACTCTAGAAAGCTGATCTGTATATCTTCTCCTGTGCAAGTAGGCTTCAGTAGAGCTGCAAGGCATCAAGGGATTATGGTCACTGAAGTCTTCCTTCAGTGATCTGTATGACATGTATCTGGTGGTGAGCTTTATAAGTGAGACTCGGTTCTTGGCTATGAACATGGAAGATGAATTAGAAGAAATTGAGATAGAAGGGTTTGATGCACAAATCCAGACTTTGTTCTGCCAAAATGCCATCAATGATATGCTTATACAGGTGCCTTTTCTAATGAAATATTTGATTTCTCTGCCTTTCTTGATAAACCACAACTGTATTATTGTGTATCCCAGTAAAAACATCTGGGTGCTAGGGAAGTTAAAGAAACAGCAGATGGGAATTGATTATAATCCTGTGTAATGAATGGAAAAGTACTGTGGATGATTTCAGTATTTTTTTGGTCAAGTTTTATGTCCCCGGTTTCCTATTAGCATCTTATGAGCTATTCTCAATGACAGGTTACTGCTAATTCTGTCCGGTTAGTCAGTTGCACTTCTCGGGAGCTAGTGGATCAATGGAATGCACCAGAAGGATTTTCAGTCAATGTTGCATCAGCTAATGCCAGTCAGGTGGGTATCTTCATGGGACCCCTCCTTTCTCTTTGGGCATATTGCCAATGATGACCAGCTTATTAGACATGTCTGTGACAGAATATACAACTTGGGGTATTCATGTTTTAATTCTTCGTCAATACACATAGTCATAGTCAACAAATAGAAATTGACCAAACTACACTGAGAAGTGTTCTTTTTAGCGAAAAGGAAAGGTTTAGAGACATGAATCATAAGCAAGAGAAGGGAGGGGAACTAATCACTCATCAGAGGGTTTACTGTTGATATACCGGTCCACTTTCATCACTGCTGCTCCTTGTGTGTATGCATTTCAGTTCTTTcttcattttgtattgttaattaattaataaCTTTGTTTCTTGACTACCAAAGTCAAAATCTTTGTATTATTTCATTTTACCTATGAAACAATGCCTGAAGTGTCATTTAGGCCTCTTGTGGCTGGACCTGCGGAACACTTGTTCATTATTAGGTAGATATATGCTAGCATGCTCTGCTTCACAATGCTAAATACATGATTTGAATTCACATTTATATTAGCTTTCTGCTGTAACTTTAAATAACACATTTTGTGTTTGCAGGTCCTGTTGGCGACCGGTGGTGGCCATCTTGTTTACCTAGAGATTAGGGATGCTAAGCTGGTTGAAGTGAAACATGCACAGCTAGAACATGAGATTTCTTGTGTTGATTTGAACCCAGTAGGGGAGAATCCACAGTATAGCTCTCTGGCTGCTATTGGGATGTGGACTGATATAAGTGTCAGCATATTTTCACTTCCTGACCTTGAATTAATCAGGAAGGAAAATTTAGGTGGAGAAATTGTTCCTCGGTCAGTTCTGATGTGTACCTTGGAAGGGGTATGTTGTTGACCTCATGTTTCATCATAAAAATATAAAGCTAatttaaggggctgtttggttctaggcctagtattgccacactttgccacatatttttgccaaccttgcctaagcttagttcatcaaaatgagagccacaagttggcaagcctaagggaatcttgccacactttttgtgtgtatgccatgtggggctcaagtgtggcttgcctaaggtgtggcttgaaccaaacactcatctaagttagtcaaacttgcctaaccttaggtgtggcaacctttggcaaagttagtcacaaaccaaacagcccctaagttACAAATGTTGTTGACCTCGGTTAAttttctttttcagatttcatATTTGCTTTGTGCTCTTGGAGATGGTCACCTTTTCAGTTTTCTACTGAATGCAAGCACAGGTGAACTAACCGATAGAAAGAAGGTTTCTCTTGGTACCCAGCCAATTAGCCTTCGTACATTCTCATCAAAGGGCACAACCCATGTGTTTGCTTCGTCTGATAGACCAACTGTTATCTACAGTAGCAATAAAAAGCTGCTGTACAGCAATGTCAATCTGAAAGAAGTTAATCATATGTGTCCTTTCAATACGGCTGCTTTTCCTGACAggtatctctctttctctctgagaatggctgtttttttttgtttggtaCTTCCATATTTAGCTCTTAATGCTTGTATGCCAGCAGAATCACTATATTTGAATCAACCTTTGATTACAATGATGAAACCTGACATATTCTGTGCTGAAAACAATAGTGCTAATAATTCTCTTTTCATTTTCTCATACGATATGTTCTTCTTTCGACTTGTTTACGCCATCTCCATTTGTTCTTGATGCATAGAAGCCAATGTTATGATTATCATTTgacacttaagtttcttatatgttacaataacaacaaagcctttaatcccaaacaagttggggtaggtttAGTTTCTTAGATATTACACTGTACAAAATTATATGGTGTAAAACAAATGGCTGCTAATTCTAACCTGTTCTACTTGATGCTATGGGCTTTTCACATGTTCCTTGTGTTCCATTCCATGAATTTCTTGGCAGCAGTTACTTTGAAACAATATGATGATTGTCTTAAACCCGCTGTTAAGTTGGTTTCTTTTGTGTATATCATTCACAGCCTTGCAATTGCTAAAGAAGGTGAACTTTCAATTGGAACTATTGATGATATCCAGAAGCTTCATATCCGCACGATTCCGTTGAATGAACAAGCACGGCGCATTTGCCATCAGGAACAGTCCAGGACACTGGCGTTCTGCAGTTTTAAGTATACCCAGAATAGCATGGAGGAGAGCGAGGCGCATTTCATTCGTCTGATGGATCATCAAACATTTGAGTTTCTGTCCACACATCCTCTTGATCAATACGAATGTGGTTGCTCCATGATTAGCTGCTCATTCTCTGATGATAATAACTTCTATTACTGTGTGGGAACAGCATATGTTCTACCTGAGGAGAATGAACCGACAAAGGTAATAACTAGAAGGGCTTGGCGTTACTTTGTTGGTTACGTGTTCAATTTACTACTCTTGTAGCTTCTGTGGTAATATCTTCATTGATTTTCCCTGCACATAGTGCTTACGTGACTGCATCTTGGTGTAGGGCCGGATCCTTGTATTTGCAGTTGAAGATGGAAGGTTGCAATTAATTGTAGAGAAAGAAACAAAAGGAGCTGTCTATTCCCTAAATGCATTCAATGGGAAATTGTTGGCAGCTATCAACCAGAAGATTCAGTTATACAAGTGGATGACGCGGGAGGATGGTTCCCATGAGTTGCAGTCTGAATGTGGCCATCATGGGCACATTCTCGCCCTGTATACCCAAACCCGTGGTGATTTCATCGTAGTCGGAGACCTGATGAAATCGatatccttgcttgtgtacaaggtAAGCATTGGCTGTTTGACATCTACTGCTCATAACACTGGTTCCAATTTGTATATCAGTCTCTTCATCAGGCCAATGACCAGTGTCTCCTTTTCTTGAGCAGCATGAGGAGAGTGCGATTGAAGAGCTCGCTAGGGACTACAACGCGAACTGGATGACTGCAGTTGAGATGATTGACGATGACATCTATGTTGGTGCAGAGAACAGCTACAACCTTTTCACTGTGCGCAAGAACAGCGACGCGGCCACAGACGAGGAGAGGGGCAGGCTGGAGGTAGTCGGGGAGTACCACCTCGGAGAGTTTGTGAACAGGTTCCGGCATGGCTCGCTGGTGATGCGCCTCCCCGACTCTGAGATGGGCCAGATCCCCACGGTCATCTTTGGCACCATCAACGGGGTCATTGGCATCATCGCCTCCCTGCCCCACGACCACTATGTGTTCCTGGAGAAGCTCCAGACAACcctggtcaagttcatcaagggtgtGGGCAGCCTGAGCCACGAGCAGTGGCGGTCGTTCCACAACGACAAGAAGACGTCGGAGGCTCGCAACTTCTTGGACGGCGACCTGATCGAGTCGTTCCTCGACCTCAACAGGTCCAAGATGGAGGAGGTGGCCAAGGCCATGGCAGTCCCTGTTGAGGAGCTGTCCAAGCGGGTAGAGGAGCTGATGAGACTGCACTAGGTGGTAGCGCCGGGCCATGTATATCCTGTTTTATTTGTTCGTTTTCGCTGTGTTGTAAACCGTCGGCTGCTCGAGAATGATCCTCTGCAAGTGTTTGTAGCAACATCCCTTCTCTGTGATAAGATTGTAACTTTATCTGTGCTGATGTAGAACTTTAGTGGTGAATCTCTCTTGTTGAAATGGTATCAAGAAAGTTTGGCACAATTACTAGGTGAACGTAGACGGTGATAACCATCTGGAAATGCAAAGCTTTGGACTTGAGGTTTCTGATTAAGATACTGACACAACAGCACAGGACATTTTGTCTCACTGATCACAAATATAAATACGGAGAGCACTGATAATATTTTTTGACAATGCATATATAATCTCCATACACCAGTGAATAAAATTGGCAATGCATATCTTCATACCACGTCACACAACCAACCCAGTGAATGAATAAAAAGTACCTAAACTTGATGGCAAATCAGCCACTCAAAGAGGTAGATGGTGCCATGGCATGCAATCCTTTCGCTTCTCTCACGAGGGACACTAGGGTACGCCTGCCAAGCTTTGATCCGGTTTCGGAGCTGCTGGCGGAAGGGCAAACCATGGAGTAGTCGAGATCTAGCATCTTCTTGGAAGCACTAGATAGTACCTCTATCAAGCTCCCAAAGTTGTCTTCTTTGAAGAACCCGCCACTCTAGTATTTCAGCATTGAAATGACCATATTACCGGCCGCCTTGCACACTGACAGGTTTTCGACGGTGGGGCCACTTCTTTTCACTACCATGTCCCTCAGATTATTTAGAAAGCTAGATGCATCCAGCTGAGGACGCAAATCAATGACCGACGACGTGTTGTAGACCGTCCCGCAAAGGCATAACAATGATGAAAGCAAGTTCGGTGACATAGTTGAGAGTGTGTTTACTTGGAATCCCTGGGCATCCTTGTTCGGCTCATTGTTTTCTTGTGTGCCATCACATTGGCTCTCTATGTCTTCTCCATTATGTGTTCCGTCTCCACAACAAAGTATTTTTCCAATCACCTGCGACGAGAATAAACTAACACTCTTAATTAGACTAAAACAGGCCCTAAATCAAGTGTGTTTGAAGTAATTAACTAATAAAAGAAAGGCTATTCATCATTTGATGACAAGGACTAATTACCTTGAGGATTGCTTTCTTAAGTTTGTGAAGGTATTCAT
The sequence above is a segment of the Triticum dicoccoides isolate Atlit2015 ecotype Zavitan chromosome 1A, WEW_v2.0, whole genome shotgun sequence genome. Coding sequences within it:
- the LOC119294984 gene encoding DNA damage-binding protein 1, which produces MSTWNYVVTAHKPTSVSHSCVGNFTGPHQLNLIVAKCTRIEIHLLTPQGLQPMLDVPIYGRIATIELFRPHNEAQDFLFIATERYKFCVLQWDAEKSELLTRSMGDVSDRIGRPTDNGQIGIIDPDCRLIGLHLYDGLFKVIPFDNKGQLKEAFNIRLEELQVLDIKFLYGCLRPTIVVLYQDNKDARHVKTYEVALKEKDFVEGPWSQNNLDNGAGLLIPVPAPLGGVIIIGEETIVYCNANSTFKAIPIKQSITRAYGRVDPDGSRYLLGDNSGILHLLVLTQERERVTGLKIEHLGETSVASSISYLDNGVVYVGSRFGDSQLVKLNLQPDATGSFVEILERYVNLGPIVDFCVVDLDRQGQGQVVTCSGAFKDGSIRVVRNGIGINEQASVELQGIKGLWSLKSSFSDLYDMYLVVSFISETRFLAMNMEDELEEIEIEGFDAQIQTLFCQNAINDMLIQVTANSVRLVSCTSRELVDQWNAPEGFSVNVASANASQVLLATGGGHLVYLEIRDAKLVEVKHAQLEHEISCVDLNPVGENPQYSSLAAIGMWTDISVSIFSLPDLELIRKENLGGEIVPRSVLMCTLEGISYLLCALGDGHLFSFLLNASTGELTDRKKVSLGTQPISLRTFSSKGTTHVFASSDRPTVIYSSNKKLLYSNVNLKEVNHMCPFNTAAFPDSLAIAKEGELSIGTIDDIQKLHIRTIPLNEQARRICHQEQSRTLAFCSFKYTQNSMEESEAHFIRLMDHQTFEFLSTHPLDQYECGCSMISCSFSDDNNFYYCVGTAYVLPEENEPTKGRILVFAVEDGRLQLIVEKETKGAVYSLNAFNGKLLAAINQKIQLYKWMTREDGSHELQSECGHHGHILALYTQTRGDFIVVGDLMKSISLLVYKHEESAIEELARDYNANWMTAVEMIDDDIYVGAENSYNLFTVRKNSDAATDEERGRLEVVGEYHLGEFVNRFRHGSLVMRLPDSEMGQIPTVIFGTINGVIGIIASLPHDHYVFLEKLQTTLVKFIKGVGSLSHEQWRSFHNDKKTSEARNFLDGDLIESFLDLNRSKMEEVAKAMAVPVEELSKRVEELMRLH